A DNA window from Hydrogenophaga taeniospiralis contains the following coding sequences:
- a CDS encoding DUF3617 domain-containing protein, with product MIKPISAALLTALTLCATASLAQSTRPGLWAVEHKMGGNPELEQAMAQMQKQLASMPPEQRKQMEAMMGQQGVSMAPGAKGGMALKICITPEMAARQELPSQTEGDCTTTIHSRSASALKMSYVCKNPPSSGEGTYTFSGDTAYTMKMVMNTTRQGKPTSMTMEGQGKWLSTDCGSIKPMALPKR from the coding sequence ATGATCAAACCCATCTCCGCCGCCCTGCTGACCGCCCTGACGCTGTGCGCCACCGCCTCGCTGGCCCAGAGCACCCGACCGGGCCTGTGGGCCGTCGAACACAAGATGGGGGGCAACCCGGAGCTTGAGCAGGCCATGGCCCAGATGCAGAAGCAGCTGGCGTCCATGCCGCCGGAGCAGCGCAAGCAGATGGAGGCCATGATGGGCCAGCAGGGCGTGAGCATGGCGCCCGGCGCCAAGGGCGGCATGGCCCTGAAGATCTGCATCACCCCGGAGATGGCGGCGCGCCAGGAACTGCCCAGCCAGACCGAGGGCGACTGCACCACCACCATCCACTCGCGCAGCGCCAGCGCGCTCAAGATGAGCTACGTCTGCAAGAACCCGCCGTCGTCCGGCGAAGGCACCTACACCTTCAGCGGCGACACCGCCTACACCATGAAAATGGTCATGAACACCACCCGCCAGGGCAAGCCCACGTCCATGACCATGGAAGGCCAGGGCAAATGGCTCTCGACGGACTGCGGCAGCATCAAGCCGATGGCGCTGCCCAAGCGCTGA